The following proteins are co-located in the Polymorphospora rubra genome:
- a CDS encoding DNA-directed RNA polymerase subunit beta yields MAASRPAKTSRTSSAFAPRRISFGRITEHLEVPNLLAIQNESFDWLVGNEAWQGRSSDDPHARSGLAEILDEISPIEDFSGTMSLSFSAPRFDEVKASIEECKEKDLTYCAPLFVTAEFTNNTTGEIKSQTVFMGDFPMMTPKGTFIINGTERVVVSQLVRSPGVYFDKQPDKTSDRDLSSVKVIPSRGAWLEFDIDKRDTVGVRIDRKRRQAVTVLLKAIGWTAERIRERFGWSELMMTTLEKDHIAGVDEALLDIYRKLRPGEPPTRENAQTLLDNLFFNPKRYDVAKVGRYKFNKKLEVEVPINTGILTEDDIVATVEYLCRLHAGEEGYEADDIDHFGNRRLRTVGELIQNQVRVGLSRMERVVRERMTTQDVEAITPQTLINIRPVVAAIKEFFGTSQLSQFMDQTNPLAGLTHRRRLSALGPGGLSRERAGFEVRDVHPSHYGRMCPIETPEGPNIGLIGALSTFGRVNPFGFIETPYRKVVDGRVTDQIDYLTADEEDRFVKAQANAPLMSDGQFAEDRVLVRRKGGEVDFVAPAAVDYMDVSPRQMVSVATAMIPFLEHDDANRALMGANMQRQAVPLVKAESPLVGTGMEYRAAVDAGDVVVAEVGGVVEDLCADYVTVHQDDGHRRTYLLHKFRRSNAGSCVNQKPVVFEGDRVEAGQVIADGPCTDEGEMALGRNLLVAFMTWEGHNYEDAIILSQRLVQQDALTSIHIEEHEVDARDTKLGPEEITRDIPNVSEEMLADLDERGIIRIGAEVVPGDILVGKVTPKGETELTPEERLLRAIFGEKAREVRDTSLKVPHGETGTVIGVRTFSREDGDELPPGVNELVRVYVAQKRKIQDGDKLAGRHGNKGVISKILPVEDMPFLEDGTPVDIVLNPLGVPSRMNIGQVLETHLGWVAKTGWKVDGDDAEWKKALRAIDAHESEPDTNVATPVFDGAKEEEITGLLSSTLPNRDGVQLVGGSGKAQLFDGRSGEPLPDPIAVGYIYILKLNHLVDDKIHARSTGPYSMITQQPLGGKAQFGGQRFGEMECWAMQAYGAAYALQELLTIKSDDVLGRVKVYEAIVKGENIPEPGIPESFKVLLKELQSLCLNVEVLSSDGVALEMRETDDEVFRAAEELGIDLSRREPSSVEEV; encoded by the coding sequence TTGGCAGCTTCCCGCCCTGCGAAGACCAGCCGTACGTCGAGCGCATTCGCGCCGCGCCGAATCTCATTCGGTCGGATCACGGAACACCTCGAGGTCCCCAACCTCCTTGCCATCCAGAACGAGTCCTTCGACTGGCTGGTCGGCAACGAGGCTTGGCAGGGCCGGTCGTCTGACGACCCGCACGCCCGCTCGGGTCTCGCGGAGATCCTCGATGAGATCAGCCCCATTGAGGACTTCTCCGGCACCATGTCGCTCTCCTTCTCCGCACCACGCTTCGACGAGGTCAAGGCCTCGATCGAGGAGTGCAAGGAGAAGGACCTGACCTACTGCGCGCCGCTGTTCGTGACCGCGGAGTTCACCAACAACACCACCGGCGAGATCAAGAGCCAGACGGTGTTCATGGGGGACTTCCCGATGATGACGCCCAAGGGCACCTTCATCATCAACGGCACCGAGCGCGTCGTGGTCAGCCAGCTCGTCCGTTCGCCGGGCGTCTACTTCGACAAGCAGCCGGACAAGACCTCCGACCGTGACCTCTCCAGCGTCAAGGTCATCCCGAGCCGGGGTGCCTGGCTGGAGTTCGACATCGACAAGCGCGACACCGTTGGTGTCCGTATCGACCGTAAGCGCCGGCAGGCGGTCACCGTCCTGCTCAAGGCGATCGGTTGGACCGCCGAGCGGATCCGCGAGCGGTTCGGTTGGTCCGAGCTGATGATGACGACCCTGGAGAAGGACCACATCGCCGGGGTCGACGAAGCGCTTCTCGACATCTACCGCAAGCTCCGGCCGGGCGAGCCGCCGACGCGGGAGAACGCGCAGACCCTGCTCGACAACCTCTTCTTCAACCCGAAGCGGTACGACGTCGCCAAGGTCGGCCGATACAAGTTCAACAAGAAGCTCGAGGTCGAGGTTCCGATCAACACCGGAATCCTGACCGAGGACGACATCGTCGCCACCGTGGAATACCTCTGCCGGCTGCACGCCGGTGAGGAGGGCTACGAGGCCGACGACATCGACCACTTCGGTAACCGTCGTCTGCGTACCGTCGGCGAGCTGATCCAGAACCAGGTCCGGGTCGGGCTCTCCCGCATGGAGCGCGTGGTCCGGGAGCGGATGACGACCCAGGACGTCGAGGCGATCACGCCGCAGACCCTGATCAACATCCGCCCGGTGGTGGCGGCGATCAAGGAGTTCTTCGGCACCTCGCAGCTCTCGCAGTTCATGGACCAGACCAACCCGCTGGCGGGCCTGACCCACCGGCGCCGGCTGAGCGCGCTCGGCCCGGGTGGTCTGTCCCGTGAGCGGGCCGGCTTCGAGGTCCGTGACGTGCACCCGTCCCACTACGGCCGGATGTGCCCGATCGAGACCCCGGAAGGCCCGAACATCGGCCTGATCGGCGCCCTGTCGACCTTCGGCCGGGTCAACCCGTTCGGCTTCATCGAGACGCCGTACCGCAAGGTCGTCGACGGCCGGGTCACCGACCAGATCGACTACCTGACGGCCGACGAGGAAGACCGGTTCGTCAAGGCGCAGGCCAACGCCCCGCTGATGAGCGACGGCCAGTTCGCCGAGGACCGCGTCCTCGTGCGCCGGAAGGGCGGTGAGGTCGACTTCGTCGCCCCGGCGGCCGTCGACTACATGGACGTCTCGCCGCGCCAGATGGTGTCGGTCGCGACCGCCATGATCCCGTTCCTCGAGCACGACGACGCCAACCGGGCCCTGATGGGTGCCAACATGCAGCGCCAGGCGGTGCCGCTGGTCAAGGCGGAGTCGCCGCTGGTCGGCACCGGCATGGAATACCGGGCCGCGGTCGACGCCGGCGACGTCGTCGTCGCGGAGGTCGGTGGTGTCGTCGAGGACCTGTGCGCCGACTACGTCACCGTGCACCAGGACGACGGCCACCGCCGGACGTACCTGCTGCACAAGTTCCGCCGTTCCAACGCCGGCTCCTGCGTCAACCAGAAGCCGGTCGTCTTCGAGGGGGACCGGGTCGAGGCCGGCCAGGTCATCGCCGACGGGCCCTGCACCGACGAGGGCGAGATGGCGCTCGGGCGCAACCTGCTCGTGGCGTTCATGACCTGGGAGGGCCACAACTACGAGGACGCGATCATCCTGTCGCAGCGCCTCGTGCAGCAGGACGCCCTCACCTCGATCCACATCGAGGAGCACGAGGTCGACGCCCGCGACACCAAGCTGGGCCCGGAGGAGATCACCCGCGACATCCCGAACGTCAGCGAGGAGATGCTCGCCGACCTCGACGAGCGCGGCATCATCCGGATCGGTGCCGAGGTCGTACCCGGCGACATCCTGGTCGGCAAGGTCACGCCCAAGGGTGAGACCGAGCTGACCCCGGAGGAGCGGCTGCTGCGGGCGATCTTCGGCGAGAAGGCGCGGGAGGTCCGGGACACCTCGCTGAAGGTGCCGCACGGCGAGACCGGCACGGTCATCGGCGTACGTACCTTCTCCCGTGAGGACGGCGACGAGCTGCCGCCGGGCGTCAACGAGCTGGTCCGGGTCTACGTCGCCCAGAAGCGCAAGATCCAGGACGGTGACAAGCTCGCCGGCCGGCACGGCAACAAGGGCGTCATCTCCAAGATCCTGCCGGTCGAGGACATGCCGTTCCTCGAGGACGGCACCCCGGTCGACATCGTGCTCAACCCGCTCGGCGTGCCGAGCCGGATGAACATCGGCCAGGTGCTGGAGACCCACCTCGGTTGGGTCGCCAAGACCGGTTGGAAGGTCGACGGCGACGACGCCGAGTGGAAGAAGGCGCTGCGGGCGATCGACGCCCACGAGTCCGAGCCGGACACCAACGTGGCGACGCCGGTCTTCGACGGTGCCAAGGAAGAGGAGATCACCGGTCTGCTCAGCAGCACCCTGCCCAACCGGGATGGTGTGCAGCTGGTCGGTGGATCCGGCAAGGCGCAGCTGTTCGACGGCCGTTCCGGCGAGCCGCTGCCGGACCCGATCGCGGTCGGCTACATCTACATCCTCAAGCTCAACCACCTGGTCGACGACAAGATCCACGCCCGGTCGACCGGACCGTACTCGATGATCACCCAGCAGCCGCTGGGTGGTAAGGCGCAGTTCGGTGGCCAGCGCTTCGGTGAGATGGAGTGCTGGGCGATGCAGGCGTACGGCGCCGCCTATGCCCTCCAGGAGCTGCTGACGATCAAGTCCGACGACGTCCTCGGCCGGGTCAAGGTCTACGAGGCGATCGTCAAGGGCGAGAACATCCCCGAGCCGGGCATCCCGGAGTCGTTCAAGGTGCTGCTCAAGGAGCTGCAGTCGCTGTGCCTCAACGTCGAGGTGCTCTCCAGCGACGGCGTGGCCCTGGAGATGCGCGAGACCGACGACGAGGTCTTCCGGGCCGCGGAGGAACTCGGGATCGACCTGTCCCGGCGCGAGCCGAGCTCGGTCGAAGAGGTGTGA
- a CDS encoding DNA-directed RNA polymerase subunit beta': protein MLDVNFFDELRIGLATADDIRQWSHGEVKKPETINYRTLKPEKDGLFCEKIFGPQRDWECYCGKYKRVRFKGIICERCGVEVTRSKVRRERMGHIELAASVTHIWYFKGVPSRLGYLLDLAPKDLEKIIYFASYVITSVDTEARHRDMSTVENEILAEKRQSENSRDSEIEKRAAKLEADLAELEAEGAKADVRRKVKEGGEREMRQIRDRAQREIDRLDEVLDTFRKLDSKQLVTDELLYRELRDRFGEYFTGGMGAEAIKALVQNMDLHAEADNLREIIRSGKGQRKIRALKRLKVVAAFLNTRNSPLGMVLDCVPVIPPDLRPMVQLDGGRFATSDLNDLYRRVINRNNRLKRLIDLGAPEIIVNNEKRMLQEAVDALFDNGRRGRPVTGPGNRPLKSLSDMLKGKQGRFRQNLLGKRVDYSGRSVIVVGPQLKLHQCGLPKQMALELFKPFVMKRLVDLNHAQNIKSAKRMVERHRPVVWDVLEEVIGEHPVLLNRAPTLHRLGIQAFEPQLVEGKAIQIHPLVCTAFNADFDGDQMAVHVPLSAEAQAEARILMLSSNNILKPADGKPVTMPTQDMVIGLYHLTHLTAGARGEGRAFSSDAEARMAYDNGELHLQAPVKIRLHGVVGVDNGAGATKWTEPEDWTPGEPLTVETTLGRVLFNETLPQGYRFVNYEIRKGQLSAIVNDLAERFPKVALAATLDGLKEAGFHWATWSGVTIGMEDVIAPPRKREILERYESDADRIDKQYQRGLMTAEERRGELIEIWTKATGEVAKEMETALPQENPLWKMINSGARGNLLQLRQIAAIRGLVANPKGEIIPRPIKASYREGLSVLEYFISTHGARKGLADTALRTADSGYLTRRLVDVSQDVIIREEDCGTDRAIPMQVGEYLDGKLVVHEHAETGVHARTIADDIKGADGTLVVERGADLNSILVDKLVAAGVETVRVRSVLTCESKLGVCGACYGRSLPTGKTVDVGEAVGIIAAQSIGEPGTQLTMRTFHTGGVAGEDITQGLPRVQEIFEARVPKGKAPIADTPGRIRIEDGERSRKIIIVPDDGSDEIVHDKISKRVRLRAHDGDRVEVGEKLTEGTIDPHELLRILGPRAVQVHLTQEVQEVYRSQGVLIHDKHIEIIIRQMLKRVTVIDSGATEFLPGVLVDRALFESENRRLVSEGGEPAAGRPVLMGITKASLATDSWLSAASFQETTRVLTDAAINARSDSLIGLKENVIIGKLIPAGTGISKYRNIRVEPTEEAKAKVYSMTGYPETDYGFGPASGQAVPLDDFDFGSYR, encoded by the coding sequence GTGCTCGACGTCAACTTCTTCGACGAGCTGCGCATTGGCCTGGCCACCGCAGACGACATCCGTCAGTGGTCGCACGGCGAGGTCAAGAAGCCTGAAACGATCAACTACCGCACTCTGAAGCCGGAAAAGGACGGGCTCTTCTGCGAGAAGATCTTCGGTCCGCAGCGGGACTGGGAGTGCTACTGCGGTAAGTACAAGCGCGTCCGCTTCAAGGGCATCATCTGCGAGCGCTGCGGCGTCGAGGTGACCCGGTCCAAGGTGCGGCGTGAGCGGATGGGCCACATCGAGCTGGCCGCCTCCGTGACCCACATCTGGTACTTCAAGGGCGTCCCGAGCCGGCTGGGCTACCTGCTCGACCTGGCCCCCAAGGACCTCGAAAAGATCATTTACTTCGCCTCGTACGTGATCACCAGCGTCGACACCGAAGCGCGGCACCGGGACATGTCCACCGTCGAGAACGAGATTCTCGCCGAGAAGCGGCAGTCGGAGAACAGCCGCGACTCGGAGATCGAGAAGCGGGCCGCCAAGCTGGAGGCCGACCTCGCCGAGCTGGAGGCCGAAGGCGCCAAGGCCGACGTACGCCGCAAGGTCAAAGAGGGCGGCGAGCGCGAGATGCGCCAGATCCGCGACCGGGCCCAGCGGGAGATCGACCGGCTGGACGAGGTTCTCGACACCTTCCGGAAGCTGGATTCCAAGCAGCTGGTCACCGACGAGCTGCTCTACCGCGAGCTGCGGGACCGGTTCGGCGAGTACTTCACCGGTGGCATGGGTGCCGAGGCGATCAAGGCGCTGGTCCAGAACATGGACCTGCACGCCGAGGCCGACAATCTGCGCGAGATCATCCGGTCCGGCAAGGGCCAGCGGAAGATCCGGGCGCTCAAGCGGCTCAAGGTCGTCGCGGCGTTCCTCAACACCCGCAACTCCCCGCTCGGCATGGTGCTCGACTGCGTACCGGTGATCCCGCCGGACCTGCGGCCGATGGTCCAGCTCGACGGTGGCCGGTTCGCCACCTCGGACCTCAACGACCTCTACCGTCGGGTGATCAACCGCAACAACCGGCTCAAGCGGCTGATCGACCTCGGCGCGCCCGAGATCATCGTCAACAACGAGAAGCGGATGCTCCAGGAGGCCGTCGACGCGCTGTTCGACAACGGCCGCCGTGGCCGGCCGGTCACCGGCCCGGGTAACCGTCCGCTGAAGTCGCTGTCCGACATGCTCAAGGGCAAGCAGGGTCGGTTCCGGCAGAACCTGCTCGGCAAGCGCGTCGACTACTCCGGCCGCTCGGTCATCGTGGTCGGCCCGCAGCTCAAGCTGCACCAGTGCGGCCTGCCCAAGCAGATGGCGCTGGAGCTGTTCAAGCCGTTCGTGATGAAGCGGCTGGTCGACCTCAACCACGCGCAGAACATCAAGTCCGCCAAGCGGATGGTCGAGCGGCACCGTCCGGTCGTGTGGGACGTGCTGGAAGAGGTCATCGGCGAGCACCCGGTGCTGCTCAACCGGGCACCGACGCTGCACCGGCTGGGCATCCAGGCCTTCGAGCCGCAGCTGGTCGAGGGCAAGGCGATCCAGATCCACCCGCTCGTCTGCACCGCCTTCAACGCCGACTTCGACGGTGACCAGATGGCGGTCCACGTGCCGCTGTCCGCCGAGGCGCAGGCCGAGGCGCGGATCCTGATGCTGTCGTCCAACAACATCCTCAAGCCCGCGGACGGCAAGCCGGTCACCATGCCGACCCAGGACATGGTCATCGGCCTCTACCACCTCACCCACCTCACCGCGGGTGCGCGTGGCGAGGGCCGGGCGTTCAGTTCGGACGCCGAGGCCCGGATGGCGTACGACAACGGTGAACTGCACCTGCAGGCACCGGTGAAGATCCGCCTGCACGGCGTCGTCGGGGTCGACAACGGCGCCGGCGCGACCAAGTGGACCGAGCCGGAGGACTGGACGCCGGGCGAGCCGCTGACGGTCGAGACGACGCTGGGCCGGGTGCTGTTCAACGAGACGCTGCCGCAGGGCTACCGCTTCGTGAACTACGAGATCCGCAAGGGTCAGCTGTCGGCGATCGTCAACGACCTCGCCGAGCGGTTCCCGAAGGTGGCGCTGGCCGCGACCCTCGACGGGCTCAAGGAGGCCGGTTTCCACTGGGCCACCTGGTCGGGTGTCACGATCGGCATGGAGGACGTCATCGCTCCGCCGCGCAAGCGGGAGATCCTGGAGCGGTACGAGTCCGACGCCGACCGGATCGACAAGCAGTACCAGCGGGGTCTGATGACCGCCGAGGAGCGTCGCGGCGAGCTCATCGAGATCTGGACCAAGGCGACCGGCGAGGTCGCCAAGGAGATGGAGACCGCGCTGCCGCAGGAGAACCCGCTGTGGAAGATGATCAACTCGGGTGCCCGCGGTAACCTGCTCCAGCTTCGCCAGATCGCCGCGATCCGTGGTCTGGTGGCCAACCCGAAGGGTGAGATCATCCCGCGGCCGATCAAGGCCAGCTACCGGGAGGGTCTGTCCGTGCTGGAGTACTTCATCTCCACGCACGGTGCCCGTAAGGGTCTCGCCGACACCGCGCTGCGGACCGCCGACTCGGGTTACCTGACCCGTCGTCTGGTCGACGTCTCCCAGGACGTCATCATCCGCGAAGAGGACTGCGGCACGGACCGGGCGATCCCGATGCAGGTCGGCGAGTACCTCGACGGCAAGCTGGTGGTCCACGAGCACGCCGAGACCGGCGTACACGCCCGGACCATCGCCGACGACATCAAGGGCGCCGACGGCACCCTGGTGGTCGAGCGGGGCGCGGACCTCAACTCGATCCTGGTCGACAAGCTCGTCGCCGCCGGCGTCGAGACGGTACGGGTACGCAGCGTGCTCACCTGCGAGTCGAAGCTGGGTGTCTGCGGTGCGTGCTACGGCCGCTCGCTGCCGACCGGCAAGACCGTCGACGTGGGCGAGGCGGTCGGCATCATCGCCGCCCAGTCCATCGGTGAGCCGGGTACGCAGCTGACCATGCGTACCTTCCACACCGGTGGTGTCGCCGGTGAGGACATCACCCAGGGTCTGCCCCGTGTCCAGGAGATCTTCGAGGCGCGGGTGCCGAAGGGCAAGGCGCCGATCGCCGACACCCCGGGCCGGATCCGGATCGAGGACGGCGAGCGTTCGCGGAAGATCATCATCGTGCCGGACGACGGCAGCGACGAGATCGTCCACGACAAGATCTCCAAGCGGGTCCGCCTGCGGGCCCACGACGGAGACCGCGTCGAGGTCGGCGAGAAGCTCACCGAGGGCACCATCGACCCGCACGAGCTGCTGCGCATCCTCGGCCCGCGCGCGGTCCAGGTCCACCTGACCCAGGAGGTCCAGGAGGTCTACCGCTCGCAGGGTGTGCTCATCCACGACAAGCACATCGAGATCATCATCCGCCAGATGCTCAAGCGGGTCACGGTGATCGACTCCGGCGCGACCGAGTTCCTGCCGGGTGTGCTGGTCGACCGGGCACTGTTCGAGTCGGAGAACCGCCGGCTCGTCTCCGAGGGCGGCGAGCCCGCGGCCGGACGTCCGGTGCTGATGGGTATCACCAAGGCGTCGCTGGCCACCGACTCGTGGCTGTCGGCGGCCTCCTTCCAGGAGACCACCCGGGTGCTGACCGATGCGGCGATCAACGCGCGCAGCGACTCGCTCATCGGCCTGAAGGAGAACGTCATCATCGGAAAGCTCATCCCGGCCGGTACCGGCATCAGCAAGTACCGCAACATCCGGGTCGAGCCCACCGAGGAGGCGAAGGCCAAGGTCTACTCGATGACCGGATACCCCGAGACCGACTACGGATTCGGGCCGGCCAGCGGGCAGGCCGTGCCGCTGGACGACTTCGACTTCGGGTCGTACCGCTAG
- the rplL gene encoding 50S ribosomal protein L7/L12 produces the protein MAKLSTDELLDAFKEMTLIELSEFVKQFEETFDVTAAAPVAIAAGPGGPAAAAPAEEEKDEFDVVLEADGGKKIQVIKVVRELTGLGLKEAKDAVEGAPKAILEKVNKETADKAKAKLEAEGAKVTLK, from the coding sequence ATGGCGAAGCTCAGCACCGACGAGCTGCTCGACGCGTTCAAGGAGATGACGCTGATCGAGCTGTCGGAGTTCGTGAAGCAGTTCGAGGAGACCTTCGATGTCACCGCCGCCGCCCCGGTCGCCATCGCCGCCGGCCCGGGTGGCCCGGCCGCCGCGGCTCCGGCCGAGGAGGAGAAGGACGAGTTCGACGTCGTCCTCGAGGCCGACGGTGGCAAGAAGATCCAGGTCATCAAGGTCGTGCGTGAGCTGACCGGCCTGGGCCTGAAGGAGGCCAAGGACGCCGTCGAGGGCGCGCCGAAGGCGATCCTGGAGAAGGTCAACAAGGAGACCGCCGACAAGGCCAAGGCCAAGCTCGAGGCCGAGGGCGCGAAGGTCACCCTGAAGTGA
- the rplJ gene encoding 50S ribosomal protein L10, giving the protein MADKPVRADKATAVTELTEQFRSSGATVLTEYRGLTVAQLTKLRRALGRETTYAVAKNTLAKRAAADAGIEGLDTLFTGPTALTFVSGDVVEAAKGLREFAKANPLLVIKGGVFEGKAISAEEVNKLADLESREVLLAKLAGGMKANLSKAAALFQAPLSKTARLAAALQEKREKEGAEEAA; this is encoded by the coding sequence ATGGCGGACAAGCCGGTTCGGGCCGACAAGGCCACCGCCGTCACTGAGCTCACCGAGCAGTTCCGTAGCTCGGGCGCAACCGTGCTGACCGAGTACCGCGGTCTCACGGTCGCTCAGCTGACCAAGCTGCGGCGCGCGCTGGGTCGGGAAACCACCTACGCGGTCGCGAAGAACACGCTCGCGAAGCGTGCCGCGGCGGACGCTGGCATCGAGGGCCTCGACACGCTGTTCACCGGTCCTACCGCGCTCACCTTCGTCTCCGGCGATGTCGTTGAAGCGGCGAAGGGTCTGCGCGAGTTCGCGAAGGCCAACCCGCTGCTCGTCATCAAGGGCGGCGTTTTCGAGGGCAAGGCGATCTCGGCCGAAGAGGTCAACAAGCTCGCCGACCTCGAGTCCCGTGAGGTGCTGCTGGCCAAGCTGGCCGGTGGGATGAAGGCCAACCTGAGCAAGGCCGCGGCCCTGTTCCAGGCGCCGCTGTCCAAGACCGCCCGTCTGGCGGCTGCCCTTCAGGAAAAGCGCGAAAAGGAGGGTGCGGAGGAGGCTGCCTGA
- the rplA gene encoding 50S ribosomal protein L1, which translates to MQRSKAYRKAAEAIDRDKLYTPAEAVKLAKAATAVKFDPTVEVAMRLGVDPRKADQMVRGTVNLPHGTGKTARVIVFAAGAKAEEAAAAGADEVGTDELVARIQEGWLDFDAAIATPDQMAKIGRIARILGPRGLMPNPKTGTVTMDVTKAVSEIKGGKITFRVDKHSNLHLIIGKASFSEAQLIDNYAAVLDEVLRAKPSAAKGKYLKKVTLTTTMGPGVPVDPNVVKNLQEAAAEA; encoded by the coding sequence ATGCAGCGCAGCAAGGCTTACCGCAAGGCCGCCGAGGCCATCGACCGGGACAAGCTCTACACCCCGGCCGAGGCCGTGAAGCTGGCCAAGGCAGCCACCGCCGTCAAGTTCGACCCCACGGTCGAGGTCGCGATGCGCCTCGGGGTCGACCCGCGTAAGGCGGACCAGATGGTCCGTGGCACGGTCAACCTGCCCCACGGCACCGGCAAGACCGCCCGTGTGATCGTGTTCGCGGCCGGCGCGAAGGCCGAGGAGGCCGCTGCCGCCGGTGCCGACGAGGTGGGCACCGACGAGCTGGTCGCCCGTATCCAGGAGGGCTGGCTGGACTTCGACGCGGCCATCGCCACCCCGGACCAGATGGCCAAGATCGGCCGGATCGCGCGGATTCTGGGCCCGCGCGGCCTGATGCCGAACCCGAAGACCGGCACCGTGACCATGGACGTCACCAAGGCCGTCTCCGAGATCAAGGGCGGCAAGATCACCTTCCGGGTGGACAAGCACTCCAACCTGCACCTCATCATCGGCAAGGCGTCGTTCTCGGAGGCGCAGCTGATCGACAACTACGCCGCCGTGCTCGACGAGGTGCTCCGTGCCAAGCCGTCGGCGGCCAAGGGCAAGTACCTGAAGAAGGTCACCCTGACCACCACGATGGGCCCGGGCGTCCCGGTCGACCCGAACGTGGTGAAGAACCTTCAGGAGGCCGCCGCCGAGGCGTGA